In one Dehalogenimonas formicexedens genomic region, the following are encoded:
- a CDS encoding RluA family pseudouridine synthase has product MPEKITLISDASEVRLDKFATGKIPAMSRARIRELIDGGSIKVNGKTAKPSHLIKAGDQIEIEIPPSPSGNHGAEPIPLTIIYEDADLAVIDKPPGLTTHPAPGHPDGTLLNALLGRYPELQEDGGDRPGIVHRLDKETSGLMVVARSRQAQAALSQQFKDRQVIKTYLVLVKGKVEPERGIIEAAIGRHPGNRKKMAVTEDGREAKSQYQVIRYYRGYTLLEVRIFTGRTHQIRVHLAAIGFPVAGDETYGMKSELFPRQFVHSHRLSFTQPKTGTALSFTSELAPDLTAGLAKLTPLP; this is encoded by the coding sequence ATGCCGGAGAAAATCACTCTCATCTCTGACGCCAGCGAAGTCAGGCTGGATAAGTTTGCCACCGGGAAAATTCCAGCGATGTCCCGTGCCCGTATCAGGGAACTTATCGACGGCGGTTCAATAAAGGTCAACGGCAAAACGGCCAAGCCGTCACACCTGATCAAGGCGGGCGATCAGATCGAAATTGAAATTCCCCCCTCTCCTTCGGGGAATCATGGTGCCGAACCGATCCCCCTCACGATTATTTACGAAGACGCCGACCTGGCGGTTATCGACAAACCCCCCGGACTGACCACCCATCCGGCTCCGGGACACCCGGACGGCACCCTGTTAAACGCCCTGCTGGGGCGATACCCCGAGCTGCAGGAAGACGGCGGCGACCGCCCCGGCATCGTCCACCGGCTTGATAAGGAAACCTCCGGACTGATGGTGGTCGCCCGGTCCCGGCAGGCCCAGGCTGCCCTTTCACAGCAGTTCAAAGACCGCCAGGTGATCAAGACGTATCTGGTGCTGGTCAAAGGGAAAGTGGAGCCCGAGAGGGGCATCATCGAAGCGGCCATCGGACGGCATCCGGGCAACCGTAAAAAAATGGCGGTCACCGAAGACGGCAGGGAAGCTAAAAGCCAGTATCAGGTGATCCGGTATTACAGGGGCTACACTTTATTGGAAGTCCGGATCTTCACCGGGCGCACCCACCAGATCAGAGTTCACCTGGCGGCTATCGGTTTTCCGGTGGCAGGGGACGAAACTTACGGGATGAAATCCGAGTTGTTTCCACGGCAGTTCGTCCATTCCCACCGGTTGAGTTTCACCCAGCCGAAAACCGGTACGGCGCTGAGCTTCACCTCCGAATTGGCGCCGGATCTCACCGCAGGGTTGGCTAAACTCACCCCTTTACCTTGA
- the dnaK gene encoding molecular chaperone DnaK: protein MSKVVGIDLGTTNSEVAVIQGGEPVVIPSAEGSTLVPSVVAVNKNGERLVGRQAKNQAVLNPENTIYSIKRFMGRKWGEPAGRELPVEEDARRKPYKVTKGPNNEVKVLLGGKEYSPPEVSAMILQKLKADAEAFLGETVTEAVITVPAYFNDAQRQATKDAGQIAGLKVLRIVNEPTAAALAYGLDKKKEETVAVYDLGGGTFDVSVLELGEGTFQVKSTNGDTHLGGDDFDQKVIDWLVAEYKKDQGIDLSKDKTAMQRLKEAAEKAKIELSTVAQTEINLPFITADASGPKHLNITLTRSKLEQLVMDLVEKTIAPCRQALQDAGKSTSQIDEVILVGGQTRMPLVRARVKEFFGKEPNMSVNPDEVVAIGAAIQAGVIKGEVSDVLLLDVSPLTLGIETLGGVATPLIPRNTTIPTSKSQVFSTAADNQPSVEIHVLQGERPMAADNRTLGRFMLDGILPAPRGLPQVEVTFDIDANGILSVKAQDKGTGKEQKITITASSGLSKDEVAKMQREAEAHAAEDTARKELAEAKNQGDTLAYQAEKMLRDNKDKVPDEMNSDITAKIEAVKQALQGSDAAAIKSATQTLSEAMQKLGEAVYKAQPPPPGAQPPPPGEEGGKKPGDEGTVEGEFREV, encoded by the coding sequence ATGAGCAAAGTAGTCGGTATCGATCTGGGTACGACCAACTCTGAGGTGGCGGTAATCCAGGGCGGCGAACCGGTAGTCATTCCTTCAGCCGAAGGGTCGACGCTGGTGCCCTCGGTGGTTGCCGTCAACAAAAACGGGGAAAGGCTGGTAGGCCGCCAGGCCAAAAACCAGGCCGTTTTGAACCCGGAGAACACCATTTACAGCATCAAGCGCTTCATGGGCCGCAAGTGGGGCGAACCCGCCGGACGCGAACTGCCGGTGGAAGAGGACGCCCGCCGCAAACCGTATAAGGTCACCAAGGGGCCGAATAACGAAGTCAAGGTACTTCTGGGCGGAAAGGAATACTCACCGCCTGAAGTCTCCGCGATGATCCTGCAGAAACTCAAGGCCGATGCCGAGGCTTTCCTGGGCGAAACCGTGACCGAAGCGGTTATCACCGTTCCGGCGTATTTCAACGATGCCCAGCGCCAGGCCACCAAGGACGCCGGTCAGATCGCCGGCCTTAAAGTACTGCGGATCGTCAACGAGCCGACCGCCGCGGCACTGGCTTACGGCCTCGACAAGAAGAAGGAAGAAACCGTCGCCGTTTACGACCTGGGCGGCGGCACCTTCGATGTCTCGGTTCTCGAACTGGGCGAAGGCACCTTCCAGGTCAAGTCCACCAACGGCGATACCCACCTGGGCGGCGACGATTTTGATCAGAAGGTCATCGACTGGCTGGTCGCCGAATATAAGAAAGACCAGGGTATCGACCTTTCCAAGGACAAGACGGCCATGCAGCGGTTGAAAGAGGCGGCTGAAAAGGCCAAGATCGAGCTGTCGACGGTGGCGCAGACCGAGATCAACCTGCCGTTCATCACCGCCGACGCCTCCGGTCCGAAGCACCTGAATATCACCCTGACCCGCAGCAAGCTGGAGCAGCTGGTCATGGACCTGGTCGAAAAGACCATCGCACCCTGCCGCCAGGCCCTCCAGGACGCCGGCAAGTCGACTTCGCAAATTGACGAGGTTATCCTGGTCGGCGGCCAGACCCGCATGCCGCTGGTGCGCGCCCGGGTCAAGGAGTTCTTCGGCAAGGAACCCAACATGAGCGTCAACCCGGATGAGGTCGTCGCCATTGGCGCCGCCATCCAGGCCGGCGTCATCAAAGGCGAGGTTTCCGATGTACTCCTGCTCGACGTGTCACCGTTGACTTTGGGTATCGAAACCCTGGGTGGGGTCGCCACTCCGCTGATCCCCCGCAACACCACCATCCCGACCTCCAAGAGCCAGGTATTCTCGACCGCCGCGGACAACCAGCCGAGCGTGGAGATCCATGTCCTCCAGGGCGAACGCCCCATGGCGGCCGACAACCGGACCCTGGGTCGCTTCATGCTGGACGGCATCCTGCCGGCGCCCCGCGGCCTGCCGCAGGTCGAAGTCACCTTCGACATCGATGCCAACGGTATTTTGTCGGTCAAAGCCCAGGACAAGGGCACCGGCAAGGAGCAGAAGATCACCATCACCGCGTCCTCCGGCCTGTCCAAGGATGAAGTGGCCAAAATGCAGCGCGAGGCAGAAGCCCACGCCGCCGAAGACACCGCCCGCAAAGAATTGGCCGAGGCCAAGAACCAGGGCGATACCCTGGCTTACCAGGCTGAAAAAATGCTCAGGGACAACAAGGACAAGGTACCGGACGAAATGAATTCCGATATCACGGCCAAAATCGAGGCCGTCAAACAAGCCTTGCAGGGCAGCGATGCCGCCGCCATAAAGTCGGCGACACAGACCTTGTCTGAGGCGATGCAGAAATTGGGCGAAGCCGTCTACAAAGCCCAGCCGCCGCCGCCCGGCGCTCAACCGCCGCCTCCCGGTGAAGAGGGCGGCAAGAAACCCGGCGACGAGGGAACTGTCGAGGGCGAATTCCGCGAAGTTTAG
- a CDS encoding metal ABC transporter ATP-binding protein, with product MVSVKDASAVDISAHDLAIGYDGNTVVEGINFELTEGRAIALIGTNGSGKSTLLKTIVGLLPPIGGQIQVFGGAPGSKPKRIAYLGQFHASGFVLPLRAIDVVRMGRFPGKGLMGRMTGEDNDIVRGAMTAMGVEKLADSPLRSMSGGQQQRVYLAQVLAHRADLLVLDEPTSGLDVGGRERYLQAIKDELCRGASVVVATHDVQDEASLCHQVMLLAHRVVALGPPDEVLTPQTLLETFGIVIGGDQKRFTVLECVHPHDGHRHD from the coding sequence ATGGTTAGCGTCAAAGATGCCTCAGCTGTCGATATTTCAGCCCATGACCTGGCTATCGGCTATGATGGCAACACGGTAGTAGAAGGCATCAACTTCGAGCTGACCGAAGGGCGCGCCATCGCCCTGATCGGCACCAACGGTTCCGGCAAATCCACCCTGCTCAAAACCATCGTCGGCCTGCTGCCGCCTATCGGGGGCCAGATCCAGGTGTTCGGCGGCGCTCCCGGCTCCAAACCCAAGCGTATCGCCTACCTGGGGCAATTTCATGCGTCGGGGTTTGTGCTGCCGCTCCGGGCGATCGACGTCGTGCGCATGGGTCGTTTTCCGGGCAAGGGCCTGATGGGCCGGATGACCGGCGAGGACAACGACATCGTCCGAGGCGCCATGACAGCCATGGGCGTTGAAAAACTGGCCGATTCCCCGCTCCGGTCCATGTCCGGAGGCCAACAGCAGCGGGTCTACCTGGCCCAGGTCCTGGCACACCGGGCTGACCTCCTGGTCCTCGACGAGCCGACCTCCGGGCTCGACGTGGGCGGCCGCGAGCGCTATCTTCAGGCCATCAAGGACGAACTCTGCCGCGGCGCCTCGGTCGTCGTCGCCACCCACGATGTCCAGGATGAGGCGTCCCTGTGCCACCAGGTCATGCTCCTGGCGCACCGCGTCGTCGCCCTCGGTCCGCCGGACGAGGTGCTCACTCCGCAGACCCTCCTTGAGACGTTCGGTATCGTCATCGGCGGAGACCAGAAACGTTTTACCGTGCTGGAATGCGTCCACCCCCACGACGGCCACCGTCACGACTAG
- a CDS encoding metal ABC transporter substrate-binding protein, translating into MKKRILIVILSTLILVTGSIAVLGCGKPVKTGTSIVVTYSVLGSIVKDLVGDAAAVTVSIPNGQDPHDWEPSARDIETINNADLVIENGLGLEAGLEKTLSQARANGVPFFTAADHISVRHVGQGEGIPSGDPDQVIGAPDPHLWMDPLTIRDVVVALAPVLKNTLQIDVSVRATDLESRLTGLNSELAGILDQIPQTDRKLVTGHESMGYFAQRYDFKLVGVIIPSLSSQAEVSAADLAALKQAILDNNVKAIFTEIGTSPVVARAIGDETDVKVVELTTHVLPADGSYFTFMRGVTNTIVTAIK; encoded by the coding sequence ATGAAAAAACGAATCCTGATCGTTATCTTATCCACTCTTATCCTCGTAACGGGCTCGATTGCTGTGTTGGGCTGCGGCAAGCCGGTCAAAACCGGCACATCAATCGTTGTGACCTATTCCGTCCTGGGCTCGATCGTCAAAGACCTGGTCGGCGATGCCGCGGCGGTCACCGTTTCCATCCCCAACGGCCAGGACCCCCACGACTGGGAACCGTCAGCCAGGGACATTGAGACCATCAACAACGCGGATCTGGTCATCGAAAACGGCCTCGGCCTTGAGGCGGGACTTGAAAAAACGCTGAGCCAGGCCAGAGCCAACGGTGTGCCGTTCTTTACCGCCGCTGACCACATCTCTGTCCGTCACGTCGGGCAGGGCGAGGGCATCCCCTCCGGCGACCCGGACCAGGTTATCGGCGCGCCCGATCCGCATTTATGGATGGATCCTCTAACTATAAGAGATGTGGTGGTGGCTCTGGCGCCGGTATTGAAAAACACCCTTCAAATAGACGTATCCGTCCGGGCGACCGACCTTGAAAGCCGGCTGACCGGTCTGAACTCCGAACTCGCCGGGATACTCGACCAGATTCCTCAAACCGATCGCAAGCTGGTTACCGGTCACGAATCCATGGGTTACTTCGCCCAGCGCTACGACTTTAAACTCGTCGGGGTGATCATTCCCAGCCTGTCGTCCCAGGCCGAGGTTTCGGCCGCCGACCTGGCGGCGCTGAAACAGGCCATTCTGGACAACAACGTTAAGGCGATTTTCACCGAGATCGGGACATCACCGGTGGTGGCGCGGGCGATAGGAGACGAAACCGACGTTAAAGTCGTGGAATTGACGACGCACGTGTTGCCCGCCGACGGTTCGTACTTCACTTTCATGAGAGGGGTGACAAATACGATCGTCACTGCTATAAAATGA
- a CDS encoding nucleotide exchange factor GrpE: protein MMEQEHNGDGIMEGDFDALRGALEQEKARAEDNLNNLKRAQADFINYKRRSEVEKTESVGLGKSLAYMSILPVLDDFGRALAAVPPQSAEEPWVQGMALIEKKFRQLLTREGISQIKTVGEQFDPSLHEAVLRCRGEEGVVVEELQAGYTFQGKVLRPAKVKVSCEDIEE from the coding sequence ATGATGGAACAGGAACACAACGGCGACGGGATCATGGAAGGCGATTTTGACGCTTTACGGGGCGCCCTGGAGCAGGAGAAAGCCCGAGCCGAAGACAATCTCAACAACTTGAAGCGGGCGCAAGCCGATTTTATCAACTACAAGCGCCGTTCCGAGGTCGAAAAAACCGAGAGCGTGGGACTTGGCAAGAGTCTCGCTTATATGTCCATCCTGCCGGTTCTGGATGACTTTGGCCGCGCCCTGGCAGCCGTGCCGCCTCAATCCGCCGAGGAGCCCTGGGTGCAGGGCATGGCGCTTATCGAAAAGAAGTTCCGGCAATTATTGACCAGAGAAGGCATCTCCCAGATCAAAACTGTCGGTGAGCAATTTGATCCGAGCCTTCACGAAGCGGTGCTCAGGTGCCGCGGCGAAGAGGGCGTAGTCGTTGAGGAACTGCAGGCCGGCTACACCTTCCAGGGGAAGGTGCTGAGACCTGCCAAGGTCAAGGTATCGTGCGAGGATATCGAGGAGTAG
- a CDS encoding metal ABC transporter permease, which translates to MIDFFIGPFANNEFMIKALVAGILVSVVCAIAGTFIVLRGLAFIGDALAHGVLPGIAAAVLFGFPGIIGATVGAAVMIGGVTLITQRSRLSSDTAIGLLFVSMLALGVAIVSRSGSFSGDLTRILFGELLGISWSNIWLLLASAIIIGIVAIVSARPFMLLAFDPEQAQVAGFSARKYHFLMLVMIAATVIVSFQTVGTLLVFGLLIAPAGAGALLASRIGTMMALATIFGAFSMFTGLLVSYHLNIAAGASVILVAAAIFFTVFVVKNVSARRAPGVSEGAHG; encoded by the coding sequence ATGATTGATTTTTTCATCGGACCGTTCGCCAATAATGAATTTATGATCAAAGCCCTGGTAGCAGGCATCCTGGTGTCCGTGGTGTGCGCCATTGCCGGAACGTTCATCGTGTTGCGGGGACTGGCGTTTATCGGCGACGCCCTGGCTCACGGCGTTCTTCCGGGTATTGCCGCTGCCGTTTTGTTTGGCTTTCCCGGCATCATCGGGGCCACGGTCGGAGCCGCGGTGATGATCGGAGGCGTGACTCTCATCACCCAACGCTCGCGCCTGTCGTCGGATACGGCTATCGGATTGCTCTTCGTCAGCATGCTGGCGCTGGGGGTAGCCATCGTGTCGCGTTCCGGTTCGTTCTCCGGAGACCTGACCCGGATCCTCTTCGGTGAACTTCTCGGGATTTCCTGGAGCAACATCTGGCTGCTACTGGCCTCCGCGATAATCATCGGCATCGTCGCCATTGTCAGCGCCCGGCCGTTCATGCTCCTCGCCTTTGACCCCGAACAGGCCCAGGTGGCTGGTTTCTCCGCCAGGAAGTATCATTTCCTGATGCTGGTCATGATTGCCGCTACCGTTATCGTTTCATTCCAGACGGTAGGAACCCTGCTGGTCTTCGGTTTGCTGATCGCCCCCGCCGGGGCAGGGGCTCTGCTCGCTTCGAGAATCGGCACGATGATGGCCCTGGCAACGATCTTTGGCGCGTTCTCGATGTTCACGGGCCTTTTAGTCAGCTATCACCTGAACATCGCCGCCGGGGCTTCGGTTATCCTGGTCGCCGCCGCCATCTTTTTTACCGTGTTCGTCGTCAAGAACGTGTCTGCCCGGCGCGCGCCCGGCGTCTCGGAGGGCGCCCATGGTTAG
- a CDS encoding Fur family transcriptional regulator, producing the protein MTCSKDLLGEMKRAGYKLTPQRRAVVEAVLSADRSLTPQELYSKLTGKHPEIGLVTVYRTLDVLNSLGLLCQFQPQGNARSFKAGPPEHHHHLVCRGCGEVVDFTGRCPVELKTSLERETGFLITHHQLEFAGYCKDCRNK; encoded by the coding sequence ATGACCTGTTCCAAAGACTTACTCGGGGAGATGAAGCGCGCGGGTTACAAGTTAACCCCGCAGCGGCGTGCCGTCGTGGAAGCGGTGCTGTCGGCGGACAGGTCCTTGACCCCACAGGAACTTTATTCAAAGCTGACCGGAAAACATCCGGAAATTGGTCTGGTGACTGTCTACCGGACCCTGGACGTCTTGAACAGCCTGGGTCTTTTGTGCCAGTTCCAGCCCCAGGGCAATGCCCGTAGTTTCAAAGCGGGCCCGCCGGAACATCATCACCACCTGGTCTGCCGGGGTTGCGGCGAAGTGGTCGATTTCACCGGCCGCTGCCCCGTCGAACTCAAAACGAGCCTGGAACGGGAAACCGGCTTCTTGATCACCCACCATCAACTCGAGTTCGCCGGCTACTGCAAAGATTGCCGGAACAAGTAG
- the lgt gene encoding prolipoprotein diacylglyceryl transferase, producing the protein MSFQIGPFNIHMYGVMLALGALAAIFIAYIEARRRGENPDHLFNMALIVIPLGVIGARLYHVIDQWSYYSANPGKIIGGAGLGIFGAVAGGLLGLIIYTSWKKLNLLRWADILAPGLILAQGIGRWGNFFNQELYGYPTSLPWGIPIDPAHRLPGFEQYTHFHPLFLYESILDITGFVFLMIIGRKLKDRLKNGDIMLMYFIWYGVVRFILEGFKIEVWTIGGIPTARWISGALVIGCSIILWLRHRGKNPAAGGSGSVVQS; encoded by the coding sequence ATGTCATTCCAGATCGGCCCTTTCAATATCCACATGTACGGCGTGATGCTTGCGCTCGGCGCTCTAGCCGCCATATTTATCGCTTACATCGAAGCCAGGCGCCGCGGGGAGAATCCGGACCACCTTTTCAATATGGCCCTGATCGTCATCCCGCTCGGTGTAATCGGCGCCCGGTTATACCATGTCATCGACCAATGGTCGTACTACAGCGCCAATCCGGGCAAAATCATCGGCGGCGCTGGCCTGGGCATATTCGGCGCCGTAGCCGGCGGGCTTCTCGGCCTCATCATCTACACCAGCTGGAAAAAACTCAATCTCCTGCGGTGGGCCGACATTCTGGCCCCGGGCCTTATCCTTGCCCAGGGCATCGGCCGGTGGGGCAACTTCTTCAACCAGGAATTGTATGGTTATCCTACCAGCCTGCCATGGGGAATTCCGATCGATCCGGCGCACCGCCTCCCGGGATTTGAGCAGTACACCCACTTTCACCCTCTATTCCTGTACGAGTCGATTCTGGATATTACCGGATTTGTTTTCCTGATGATCATCGGCAGGAAACTGAAGGACCGTCTCAAAAACGGCGATATCATGCTCATGTACTTCATCTGGTACGGCGTGGTCCGCTTCATCCTCGAGGGTTTCAAGATCGAGGTCTGGACCATCGGCGGCATCCCCACGGCGAGATGGATTTCCGGGGCGCTGGTTATCGGGTGTTCCATAATTCTATGGCTCCGCCACCGCGGGAAGAACCCTGCAGCCGGAGGCAGCGGTTCGGTCGTTCAAAGCTGA
- a CDS encoding TraR/DksA family transcriptional regulator yields MATEKKNYDEVTNRLKADYQRLSEQLEALKASAPQEDRREGSPFGKREEEATETADLENRLALEKRVLDQMAEVEYALSKINKGTFGRCENCGQTIDPARLEILPYAKLCVTCKTKLNRPG; encoded by the coding sequence ATGGCGACGGAAAAGAAAAACTATGATGAGGTAACGAATCGCCTCAAAGCCGATTACCAGCGTCTTTCCGAACAACTGGAGGCGCTGAAAGCGTCTGCACCCCAGGAAGACAGGCGGGAAGGTTCTCCGTTCGGTAAGCGTGAAGAGGAAGCTACCGAAACCGCGGACCTGGAGAACCGGCTGGCCCTGGAAAAAAGGGTCCTGGATCAGATGGCCGAAGTCGAATACGCCCTGTCCAAGATCAATAAGGGGACGTTCGGCAGGTGTGAAAATTGCGGCCAGACAATAGATCCGGCCCGTTTAGAGATATTGCCCTATGCAAAATTGTGCGTCACCTGTAAAACCAAACTCAACCGACCGGGATAA
- a CDS encoding aminoacetone oxidase family FAD-binding enzyme — MEKFDLAIIGGGAAGIVAAISAATRGKSAVILEKTPSLGKKILATGNGRCNLLNDRLDSSHYNPASRGLVDSVFEKFGKFEMLGFFEKLGLSVFSQEGRIFPRTNQAASVLRVLELELRRLSVPLKFNFDCAGVVPTPGGFTVSSRSGDTVKCKNAILTGGGKTYPSFGSDGSVYEIARRFGHTIIEPVPAVVPLLVRDTLCHQLQGQKIFASARPVINGEVGPEVTGDLLFTKYGLSGTCILDVSEAISIALARQAKTQVFVAVDMVPFMSEEALKEELKRRWNQVPDTADILAGILPNKFGPALRPVFDSGIDAAVNSLKHRLFRVSGTCGWNEAEFTAGGVSVDEINTGTLESKKQKGFFFAGEVLDVNGQRGGYNLAWAWASGWVAGAAE; from the coding sequence ATGGAAAAGTTTGATTTGGCAATCATCGGCGGAGGAGCCGCCGGCATCGTCGCTGCCATCAGCGCGGCTACCCGCGGCAAATCCGCCGTAATTCTCGAAAAAACGCCCTCTTTGGGGAAGAAAATTCTGGCGACGGGCAACGGTCGATGCAATCTTCTGAATGATAGACTCGATTCCAGCCACTATAACCCGGCGTCCAGGGGATTGGTGGATTCCGTTTTCGAAAAATTCGGTAAATTTGAAATGCTGGGTTTCTTCGAGAAGCTGGGGCTTTCAGTTTTCTCCCAGGAAGGGCGGATTTTCCCCAGGACGAACCAGGCGGCTTCAGTTTTAAGGGTACTGGAACTGGAGCTACGGCGGCTGTCCGTGCCCTTAAAATTCAATTTTGATTGCGCCGGCGTTGTCCCCACCCCCGGCGGGTTCACCGTTTCGTCTAGATCCGGTGATACGGTGAAGTGCAAAAACGCCATCCTCACCGGCGGCGGCAAAACTTACCCGTCGTTCGGTTCCGACGGGAGCGTTTACGAAATTGCCCGCCGTTTCGGCCACACGATCATCGAACCCGTTCCCGCGGTGGTGCCGCTGTTAGTGAGGGATACCCTCTGCCACCAGTTGCAGGGGCAGAAGATCTTTGCTTCAGCCCGCCCCGTCATCAATGGTGAGGTTGGGCCCGAGGTTACGGGAGATCTGCTGTTCACCAAGTACGGGCTTTCAGGCACCTGTATCCTGGATGTTTCGGAGGCCATCTCGATCGCCCTGGCCAGGCAGGCCAAAACCCAGGTCTTCGTGGCGGTCGATATGGTGCCGTTTATGAGCGAAGAAGCCTTGAAAGAAGAACTCAAACGAAGGTGGAATCAGGTTCCGGACACAGCGGATATTTTGGCCGGAATACTGCCGAATAAATTCGGCCCGGCTTTGCGCCCCGTATTCGATAGCGGCATCGATGCAGCGGTAAATTCTCTGAAACACCGGTTATTCCGGGTATCCGGGACGTGCGGTTGGAACGAAGCCGAATTTACCGCCGGGGGCGTCTCGGTTGATGAGATCAACACGGGAACCCTCGAGTCCAAAAAGCAAAAGGGCTTTTTCTTCGCCGGAGAAGTCCTGGACGTCAACGGGCAGCGCGGCGGCTACAACCTGGCCTGGGCATGGGCTTCGGGTTGGGTGGCCGGGGCTGCGGAATAA
- the hrcA gene encoding heat-inducible transcriptional repressor HrcA, which translates to MLNPRSETILSSIIRQYIERAIPVSSASVATECGLDVCSATVRNEMMRLEEEGYILKPHHSAGSVPSDKGYRYYVESIKHAQLPINEQLLINHLFHQVEKEMENWLSLAAGLVSQRVHNVAVVTQPRQTSSKYHHLELVTLQENLALAVLILRGARVRQQLVSFDNSISQFELAAMSGKLNEGFDGQTRSQIEKSAMLLSDTEKKVQAAVIKMMQAEDEQRNEEPYLEGLNYLLEQPEFARSQRAHSLMELVEKRRLGPMLGDEEFQGQEIKVYIGQENREETIRDYSVVLGSYGLPNEARGTLGVIGPTRMNYEKTIAAVRYLSLVMSALVAELYGREPGATDCGN; encoded by the coding sequence ATGCTCAATCCAAGATCGGAGACCATACTCTCCAGCATCATCCGGCAGTACATCGAGCGAGCCATACCGGTATCCTCCGCGTCGGTTGCCACCGAGTGCGGTCTTGACGTTTGCTCGGCGACTGTCCGCAACGAGATGATGCGCCTGGAAGAGGAAGGGTATATCCTGAAGCCGCATCACTCGGCGGGAAGCGTCCCCTCCGACAAAGGCTACCGCTATTACGTCGAGAGCATCAAGCACGCCCAGCTTCCGATCAACGAGCAACTCCTGATCAACCACCTGTTCCACCAGGTGGAGAAGGAGATGGAAAACTGGCTGTCGCTGGCGGCAGGCCTGGTGTCCCAGCGGGTGCATAACGTGGCCGTGGTGACCCAGCCCAGGCAGACTTCAAGCAAGTACCATCACCTGGAACTGGTTACGCTGCAGGAAAATCTGGCTCTGGCCGTCCTGATCCTCAGGGGAGCCCGGGTACGCCAGCAGCTGGTCAGTTTCGATAACTCAATCAGCCAGTTCGAACTGGCGGCGATGTCCGGCAAACTAAATGAAGGTTTCGACGGCCAGACCAGGTCGCAGATCGAAAAGTCTGCCATGCTCCTGTCGGACACCGAGAAGAAGGTTCAGGCCGCGGTCATCAAGATGATGCAGGCTGAAGATGAGCAGCGCAACGAAGAGCCGTACCTTGAAGGTCTGAACTATCTCCTCGAGCAACCGGAATTTGCCAGGAGCCAGCGTGCCCACTCACTGATGGAGCTGGTCGAGAAGCGCCGGCTGGGCCCGATGCTGGGGGATGAGGAGTTCCAGGGCCAGGAAATCAAGGTGTACATCGGACAGGAAAACCGGGAAGAAACCATCCGCGACTATTCTGTGGTCCTGGGCAGTTACGGTCTCCCGAACGAAGCGCGCGGCACCCTTGGAGTGATCGGTCCGACCCGGATGAACTATGAGAAGACAATCGCCGCCGTCCGTTACCTTTCGCTGGTGATGAGCGCCCTGGTAGCTGAACTGTACGGCCGGGAGCCGGGGGCCACCGACTGCGGTAATTGA
- the lspA gene encoding signal peptidase II — MKFSVKNLGLSAFIMAVIVGLDQLTKHLVRTYISFSEAIPSHGFFQLVHAENTGAAFSIFQNSIPILIVTSSLALIVIAVIALSHQFRFLENTWGRIGLGLAAGGTAGNLIDRAYYGFVTDFLKAGPWPAFNVADSAVVVGMILMAFLYLRSGQAAGR, encoded by the coding sequence TTGAAGTTCAGCGTCAAAAACCTGGGCCTTTCCGCATTCATCATGGCCGTGATCGTCGGCCTTGATCAACTGACCAAGCACCTGGTCCGCACCTATATTTCATTTTCAGAAGCCATCCCGAGTCACGGCTTTTTCCAGCTGGTACACGCCGAAAATACCGGGGCGGCATTCAGCATATTCCAGAATTCTATCCCCATACTTATCGTCACCAGCAGCCTGGCCCTTATTGTCATCGCGGTGATCGCCCTGTCTCACCAGTTCCGCTTCCTGGAGAACACCTGGGGGCGCATCGGGCTGGGTTTGGCGGCAGGCGGAACCGCGGGAAATCTGATAGACCGGGCTTACTACGGCTTTGTCACCGATTTTCTTAAAGCCGGCCCCTGGCCGGCTTTCAACGTCGCGGATTCGGCAGTGGTAGTCGGCATGATCCTTATGGCGTTTCTTTACCTTCGCTCCGGACAAGCGGCGGGGCGTTAA